The nucleotide window AACATGACAACTCCATATCCCCCCCTGCTGTAACACTCTTAAATACACAGTAACTGCTCCAATACACCAACAGCTCTTGGCCAGGGAATTCCCACATGTGACATCCGGGGACACCTCACACCCAGAGCAAAACAGGATTCTGAAACCCAAGAGTCAGAGACTCATGTGGGAAGGCAGGGGCCTCTGGAGGGCCTGCTCCCTCCTGGCTTCGCTGCCAAGTCGCTGGCAGTAAGAGTGTCTTTTACCTTCCAGGATCTGGTGGACTCTGATGTCTCGCACAAACTGCTGCACAGCATAATCCTTCAGGTAGCCGTAGCCCCCGTGCATCTGTAGAGCCTGGTTGCAGATCTAAGAAGATAACATCGCTGGTGAAGTGGCTCGCGTGGTGTCGAGGACAAGTCAGTGACAGAAATTCAGTAAGAACCCAGGAACCTGGgcactattttttaattatttttctggtcATTAATCTCATCGCTTAACAGTGTGGTGTGACAGCAGGGCGCTCTCAGTCCCCATCACTCCTGCTCTCAGTGTTATCATGTTACCCAAGTGCTGCTTCTACATTAAGAGTGCATTTATGTGAACAAGATAGCACAGAAATACCCGGGAAACACTTAACTAAGGCAATTTTGTCTGCATTTCCATGGTGGTACTGATGCAAAAAGCAAAACGCCAGATCGCCATCTAGCGGTCAGTCGGGGGAGGGGAATCTGCTCTGATTTCTACCGAAACATGACTCCGTGCCTCATTATCTGTCAAGCTGGGACATAAAACATAATAAATAGCAAAAATGCAGAGTGCTGAGAGTAGCTTCTAAATGACACTGATCTAGGAAGTGTCAAGCTGtagatttccttttcctttctttttctctcccttcttgctttctcttttcagggACATTTTGTGataaccattttatttttaagtggccTAGGAAAGATCACTTGCTACCTAAGAGTGATCAGAccctttgaaaataaaagtgctttgCTCCCTGTCCTGTCTCCCTACTTGGTCACCTGGAAAGTAGTGTAGAAAGCTCTGGAGGCCAGGAAGCTGTGGAGAGGCTAATCCTGCAGCCTCAACAGGGCGCAGAATTCTCTTTCATAAAACATCGTGGTGCTTAAATGAAGCTTCTGGCTCAATGAACGTGCTCGGGTCTGGGGCGCTACAGTGTCAACCTGCTTTCTGACATCTAAGAGGGGTCTCCAAGCTTCTGAGCTTCCAGTAACCTACCGCAAAGCATTCGTCGGTAGCGAAGAGCTTGGCCATAGAGCACAGCACCGCCGCGTCCTCCCGTCCCTCCTGCAGTGCCCGTGCCGCGTTGCGAACCATCAGCCGTGCCGCCACCAGGCGCGTGGCCATCTCCGCCAGCCTGAACTGCAGGTACTGCCAGCAGGAGAGGAGAAACGAGGTCAGCATCTTTTGAACCACATCCCCACTACCTTCAGGCAGGTCTTAGGCCTTTTTGACTcaggaaaagcactttcctgACTTCTCCAGGGAAGACCCTGTGAAGTGAGCGATGGGACCTCTGGCTGCTTGTTCAGCCAGGAtcaggaagagcagagctctgggaaGGCAAGTCTGGTGGAGACGTTACCTGATTGTTCGCCAGGGGTTCTCCAAACTGTTTGCGGACAGTGAGATGTTCCTGAGCCAGAAGAACAGAGGCATGAGCAGCTCCTAATGAACATGAAGCTGGTGGGAGAAGCCAGAGACATATGAAGCTAACGTAGATGGGCAACAAGATgatcctgccctcctccctttGCTCCTTCTTACCGATATTTATCCTGCCTCCGTTCAGTCCCTTCATGGCAATGCTGAAGCCCTGCCCTTCGGCTCCCAGCCGGTTGCCAACAGGAACAACGCAGTCCTCAAAGATGACAGCCCGAGTTGGCTGGGAATTCCAGCCCACCTGGGAAAAACCAGCACACCTTCCAGACTGCCCgaggagcagctcccagcagagagCTGCCCGCCCTGCTTTCAGCCCCTCGGTCTCATTGCCACGCTGCCGCAGAGCCCCTCTGGTCTGAGCCCCTTTGGCCTCAGCGTGCTGAGTTGGAAACTGGAAACTCTATTTGAGAAAAGGAACCTTGATGTTCCCAAGATTAAAATCCTTCACTTTGCAAAGGGACAGGATTGGGCAAACTTCATCAAAGCTGGACTTGGCTTGGAAAAACCATGCCAGGCTGGGACTCTGGTCCCATCCAAGAGGAGATCCCTAATACTTTGCACACATGGGCTCATCTCTGTCCTGCACTTCCCTTAGGCACACGGGGAGTAAAAACCAAGCTTCTtaccttcttctctttcttgccaAAGCTGAGCCCTGGTGTCCCCTTCTCCAGCACCAGGCAGGAGATGCCCTTGGGGCCTGGGCCTCCTGTGCGACACATGACCACGTAGACATCGGTGTCACCCCCTCCACTGATGAAGGCCTGCAGAAGGGCACAAGAAGAAAGGGGTGGCTTTCGCATGCTGAGCATGCGGCAGCGGCTGGGGTAGAAAGACGGAGGGGCAAAGACCCCACGCCAGCAGGTATTTAGGGACCCAACTGTACTAAGCTCTGGTGAACGCTCTGCAGAGCACGTCCTACCTTGGGAGAATACACAGAGATGAGGAGACAGCAGGAAATGGAAAGGATGGTTAGACCCAGGCCCCCTTGCGCATGCAGTGCCATCCAGCAGCTTTAGGAGGAGCAAAGAGGTACCTTGGAGCCATTCAGGACGTAGGTGTCCCCTTTCCTCTGAGCTGAGGTCAGCAAGGAAGCTGCATCACTTCCACTTCCTGTTCAGGAGGTAAGGAAGCAGCCAGTGAAGCAGCAGGTCCAGAGCCTACAGACTCTCCCAGGAGCATCTCAGCAACCAtcttctgccccttcccagctTCCCAGCCATTGCCCAAATGAACACGAAAAGAAACTTTTCACCTCCAGCTCCGTGCCGTGTTCGTGTCCAGTTAAACCACGttaggagggagggaagggaggagatttCTCGATCGAGGATGCTCACCTGGCTCAGTCAGGCAGTAAGAAGCAAATTTTTCCATGCTACAGAGCGCTGGGCAGAACCTGCGCCTCTGTTCCTCATTGCCAAAGGTGTCGATCATCCAAACGCacatgctggggcaggagagaaggagCAGCGTTACAGCAGGTGAACACAGCCCTGGGAGGAAGGCGAGTCAGGGAAGAACATCCCTGGCTGAACAGAAGAACAAAGCTCCAGGGGGTTGAGGCGAGAAAGTGTATTGCTCCacaccaaaacagaacaaaattagGTGCCGCAGAAGCCGAGAGGAAGGAGATCACCTTCCATTCCCCACAGACTCGCTGCCTTGTGGGAACAGCAGGTCCCTATTTAACAGCTTCGGGGTTCCCCTCAGGGCTAAGCCAGACTGTCTCCTTGGAAAACTGCACCTGGAAGAAGGAGGCATCGTCACCCCATCCTTCTGTGCCAAGTCAGGCCGTCACCAAACATGTCTGTACAAGCAGGACAGGGCCCCAGTATCAGCTGGTGCCTCCGGGCTCTGTTACAGCTCGACCAACGCACAAAGGCTTTTTCCAGGCAGGTTACTATCTATAGACAGCTTAAGTGGAAGAGCAGGGAACAAAATCCAGAACCTAATCCCCTCTTGCCTGCCACAAAGCTAAAATTACTTCTTGGTGGCATCTCAGCTTTTGTAGCCTATTTGTTTACGTCCTCACAGGGACGTGTCTACTTGGGGTCCCAACTTTAAATAATGGGAGGTGTTTCCAGCTGGATTTAGAGGAAAAACGTGGTTTTCAGCCAGGCTGACACCATCCACGGCTCGGCAGAGACACTCACTTGTGGATGCTCATGTAAGCTGTGGTGCTGGTACATCCTGTTGATAAAGCTTCAAAGATGACGGAGGTGTCAAGTCGTGACAATCCAGACCCACCAACGTCTGGTTTCACGTAGATCCCACCGAATCCTAGCTGGGCTGCCTTCCGCATTGTTTCCACGGGGAATATTTCCTATTGGGACAGGCAGAGACATCGCAAGTGAATATTCACGATCAAACCCATCTCAATGTTCAACATCTTTCGGTACATCTGAGCTACCAAATCCGGTCCCGAACTCCCACAGAATTTAAGTTAACTGGGTGGGTTAAAGACGAGGTGGCTGCCTAGAGAGATACATACCACCTTCAGGAGTAAATTCCGGTTTCAGATGATGGAATAGCCTGGCTAGGAAGGCTTCTAGGAATTTCTGATGGCTTCCCCACCCTGGCTACAGCAGCAGCTTCAAAGAAAATCTCTACAGATGGCATCACAGCCATTGAGCTATTGCGGGAACCCCTCTGATGAGACCCCCAGGATGACAACACCTCAAGGGAGGAAAAACCGAGCGGTACAACCCTCCTGAGGCCGTCGTACCTACCTTCTCATCCCACTCAGCCATGTGAGGAGCCATCTCCTTGGCAGCAAAATCAAGGGCAACTTTTTGGAATTCCTTCTGCTCCTCAGTCAGGCCGGCGGATGCTAGAAAAGCAGGAAGAGATGGGGATACGCGTCTGTTGCGGGAAAACAAGCGCTACCACCTCCTCTGTACCCCAACCAATTTCAAAGTGTCCCTTAACtccattgctctgctccttgggGCCACCATGAACTGGGCTGGGGGCTTTGGGAGGGGACTTTTTTTaggagaaaacaaaccccaaggtCTCAGCTACCCCTGACTACTCAACGTCGCGAGACAGGGACCGGGGGCAGCACAGCCCGTGGCAGCTGATGCTCCATCTCCTTAGGTCTGTGCTGCAGAAACACAAGGACACAGCCCTGGGACTTCAAAGGGGTGACACCAGAAAAGAAGCCACGAATAAAAAAGCCCTTTAGAAACGGCATCTAAAGTTTCGGGTAGATCCTGCATTGGAAACCACCTGCTTCGCTTGCACGTAAGATCCCGAGGTTGTTTCGTTAGTTCCTCTCCTAAAATTCATAAGGATGAAGCTGCTGCTTCCATCCTAAACGCGGTTACATTTAAACAAGGAAGCAATTCATCCGGGAAGGGTCCAGGAATGCCGTAGGAGGAGTCCGGCTCGGACACAGCTCTTGTTCCATAACCAGAGACCGTGCCCAGCGATCAGAAGACGGCTTCCATCGCAGGATAACCCAGACTTACAGCCGGGTACGgcctcccctgcctcccagtGAGCCTTTGCGCTGTTTTACCGAGTCTTTTTGGAGATATTCTTTGATTCACACTCAAGCTTAAAAATCCCTGAAGACCCAGcgagggcagagggaaggggaaggcgcTTTTCCTTTGCGGGGTGGGCACTGCCGGCCGGGGCCCTGCGCAGCCGGTGTAGGACCAGggacataccccccccccccccccccggcggcgaCAGGAGCCCCCCAAAGCCACCGACCCTCTCCCCACCTTCACCCCACACCGCCTCCCTCCCCGCAGGCACCCATGGCgggggcggagagaggagggATCCCGGCGGCCCCGACCCGtcgcttttggggggggggggggggacgacgacgaccgGGGTCTCCCCCCGCCGCGCTCGCCCGGAGCCTTACGGTCGATGCAGGAGGCgatcccccgccgccccgccggatcccgcagcagcagccgccgggcTACGAGGAGGGGGGCTCCTCGCCAAGCcatggcggggccgggccgggccgggaggcgGTGTCGGGCAGCGGCCCGGTCGCCGGTGGCCGGGGCAGGCTGGGAGCTGTAGTCCGACCCTCGGCGCCTCCCGCCCGCGCGGTGGCTGCGGGGAAGGAGACAAGCCCACAGGCCGTGccttaattttggttttgttttgttttttgtttttttttttttttttgcataacgGTCACCCATTTCCGATTTTAGTCGGGCGAGGGGGCGGTGTGTTTCCTCCTCCCGCGCCGAGGCGAGAGCATCCTTCTTCCCCAGTCCGAGGAGAAGGGGGCTGTCTGCGGCCCGGAGACGGTGagggggagcctggggggggtgtgggggggtaggaaggagggagggaagggggagagaagctTGGCATGGAAGGTGGAAAAGTTGATGCCACCCGCTCTGGCAGAAGGAGGCCAGCTCGGAGCCAAATAACTTCTAAGGGGCTGCTGGCAGAAGGGGGCTGGGGTTGGACCAGCCGCTTTGCTCCCTTTCCCGAAGGGACTTTGCGTGTATGATCTCTGCGAGTACCAAACCGAGCCAGAGGCTCTGGGGGGGAAGCTGTTCTCCCTTTTCTaaaagcacagctcctcttgtaACGGCAGAGAGGGGCCACGCTTAGGCCAGGCCAAGCACCTCCGGGACTTGTCTCCAAGATTTGCGCCAGGGTGGGGAAAAGCAGCCCAAAGCAGCCCTCCTGCCGGTGTCCATCAGGGCCTGCCCGTCTCCAACACGCTGAGCGAGGGTGTGGTTCCTCAACCAGTGCCAGCATTCGCACTGATAGAGGAAATGGCTGAGCCCAAGGAAGGGAATTTATTTACTCACCACTTTTACTGTACAGCTTTTACTCTTCTCTGTCTCAGCTTGCCTGAATAAGCAGtaattcctccttcttctctcatTCAGCAGGTGCTTCTCAGCGAAGAGAAGATAATTTAAAGAGACCAGAGATGCCTTGGCCGAGCagaaagagagacaaaggagcagcagcaggtctgtTCTGACATCCTAACTAATTCAGCATCTCTCACTCGAGGTTCCAAGCTATAGTGAAACTACAGACAGTCATCTTAACCGTCTGTCTTTCAAAGCCGCGCGTCTTACAGACAGCATTTCCTCTGTAAAAACGGGCTGAGCATCCATGTGTGACTGAGGCTAGATATTCAGGAGGGACAATGATGTATTCTCAGCACAAGGTGGTTAAGAAAGGTAACTCATGCCCGTTTTATAAAGAGTTTTCAGATCCTACGTGTCAGAGATGGTCAAAGTGTAC belongs to Numenius arquata chromosome 22, bNumArq3.hap1.1, whole genome shotgun sequence and includes:
- the ACAD8 gene encoding isobutyryl-CoA dehydrogenase, mitochondrial, with the translated sequence MAWRGAPLLVARRLLLRDPAGRRGIASCIDPSAGLTEEQKEFQKVALDFAAKEMAPHMAEWDEKEIFPVETMRKAAQLGFGGIYVKPDVGGSGLSRLDTSVIFEALSTGCTSTTAYMSIHNMCVWMIDTFGNEEQRRRFCPALCSMEKFASYCLTEPGSGSDAASLLTSAQRKGDTYVLNGSKAFISGGGDTDVYVVMCRTGGPGPKGISCLVLEKGTPGLSFGKKEKKVGWNSQPTRAVIFEDCVVPVGNRLGAEGQGFSIAMKGLNGGRINIASCSLGAAHASVLLAQEHLTVRKQFGEPLANNQYLQFRLAEMATRLVAARLMVRNAARALQEGREDAAVLCSMAKLFATDECFAICNQALQMHGGYGYLKDYAVQQFVRDIRVHQILEGTNEVMRMIVARNLLQG